Proteins co-encoded in one Ziziphus jujuba cultivar Dongzao chromosome 9, ASM3175591v1 genomic window:
- the LOC107427074 gene encoding autophagy-related protein 2 isoform X4: MFPWNIAKSAEAMFSRWALKRLCKFLLKKKLGQFLLGDIDLDQLDVQLTQGTIQLSDLALNVDYINEKLGAAASLMIKEGSVGSLLVRLPWKVKGCQVEVDELELVLAPCAEYNLRAGAETCNSGQDGNGDLHCDAGHDVIEKAAKSTSADVHQGVKTIANMVKEFLTSFHVKIKKLIVAFDPYSHKDEKKSGSHTALVLRISETECGTCVSDYANPKPKTQAGSFLGISQLTNFVKFEGAIFELLQMDGFENKTCFPHTETTLGESLTECCSSSVTTPILTGKKGGFSGNVKLSIPWENGSLDIRKVDADVSIDPVDLKFQPSTIKWLLHSWEKFNKLEKNGNDSILNKSTDTVHLTSVSNCHSSKPVSTAFPVNKVVPIHGGFSTDLSSLTMKECVAEAVLPGPHLISDWVPLYSDRSQKVGAEELDFGASVDQFFECFDGMRSSQSVLGSSGMWNWTLFSAITAASSLASGSLHVPSEQQHVETNLKATFAGISVFLSFQDENKKYPCDKGDQINAASYIPHLGAECRDIQLGVQVCPQEMRFEGTLKYLEIIHCLHYKDGDVDSGLQGFNDDNNSQMQKIQRLQEDVQDALPSLASSVECSDKLNCLAVEDFPFGNRNNVFKVTMLKTSGVTYCQFTVKSSSLNSCPMGHTSFSVKLPPFVFWVDFPLINMLLELFKEIGKSFEKPGVFPSETFNEKHGSSHGDVERGSSSCIAALSSTESVQGNISLHSARVILCFPLGSDKDIRRFSSWDQFVALDFSLPSADNRKTYQDSGLGGRSQKRYSSTTTCSIHLNFANLDIFLINPASKNHVGIYSSNMQRQKFSAENILSASNRTDYLSVISMCLQEGLVTGPWIAKRAKLLATFEDSKSGNNSVGKGYEFASVSTVKDMEDLNSQTREEIILSSAILLHVHLPAVTVKLGSPQYQGLCCLLDKMVSGLSCVTPAGDNVKAESTMSQTSILVDCDDAEFLISPELKENIKVSIQRELPGSWCHLKLKIQKFCLLSVSNIGGNKGANFFWLAHNEGKLWGSITGVPEQEFLLISCSNSAMKRGDGGGSNALSCRLAGSDIIYLWEPESFHGFTSITVRCGTLVAAGGRLDWLDAIFSFFSVSSTEIEQNEKRLQNGDLDAPCGSSFVLNLVDIGLSYEPYVKNGEAKSEVFSNGKEQVGEEYVACLLAASSLNLSNSAVAGSMENEYKIRIQDLGLLLCMVSECDNLCGSYGAEHLHKIGYVKIAQEALVEAILRTNCKSGLLWEVECSKSHIHVDTCGDTTSSMIRLAAQLQQLFAPDLEESVVHLQTRWNKVQQEQERKWLNDEIRFSDGHSATSISERSSSSVGIQTDPGSVGLMDEIREDAFHVSTNEIYPHGSSELQSHISHDENFLEELDNISFDSLSSNQSFNGLVPVIEMESSQTSSFIEGNLPEFIEGYCLTELQPIELSIGGKSSHEIHKCSSGDVGSGDLGGEINGWYRDASFRIVEDHVLKASEGCSVSKYEEDQLSSIDNDKANNLTKAIGRLLLKNINIRWRMHAGFDWHYCRKNGRQPKNGGGRDTTVCLELSLSGMEFQYDMFPVGEIHVSKLSLSVQDFYLDDRSRDAPWKLVLGYYCSKDHPRKSSSKAFKLDLESVRPDPLTPLEEYRLRIAFLPMRLHLHQRQLDFLITFFGAKSSSVDQSPGHHKDSDGSTSLPVMSNTVAGHSTSVEEAFLPYFQAIDIWPILIRVDYSPCRVDLPALGGGKYVELVNLVPWKGVELQLKHVHAVGIYGWGSVCETIVGEWLEDISQNQIHKILQGLPAVRSLVAVGAGATKLVSMPIENYRKDKRLLKGMQRGATAFLRSISLEAIGLGVHLAAGAHNILLQAEYLSTTISPSIPWPIPSKLKTNVRFNQPKDAQQGIEQP; this comes from the exons ATGTTTCCGTGGAACATCGCGAAATCTGCTGAGGCGATGTTCTCGCGGTGGGCTTTGAAGAGGTTGTGTAAATTCTTGTTGAAGAAGAAGTTGGGTCAGTTTTTGTTGGGGGATATCGATCTCGACCAGCTCGATGTGCAGCTCACTCAAGGCACAATTCAGCTCAGTGATCTCGCGCTTAATGTCGATTATATTAATGAGAAG TTGGGTGCAGCTGCGTCTCTTATGATAAAAGAAGGATCCGTTGGTTCTCTATTAGTTAGATTGCCTTGGAAGGTTAAAGGTTGTCAAGTTGAGGTGGATGAACTTGAGCTTGTGCTTGCTCCCTGTGCGGAGTATAATTTACGTGCTGGAGCTGAAACTTGCAACTCTGGTCAGGATGGTAATGGAGACCTTCATTGCGATGCTGGTCATGATGTCATTGAAAAAGCTGCAAAATCTACTTCTGCGGATGTACATCAAGGTGTTAAGACAATAGCGAATATGGTCAAGGAGTTTCTTACGAGCTTCCAtgttaagataaaaaaattgatagtcGCATTTGATCCATATTCACACAAGGATGAGAAGAAATCGGGTAGTCATACAGCCTTGGTACTTAGAATTTCTGAGACAGAATGTGGAACTTGTGTTTCTGATTATGCTAATCCGAAGCCTAAAACACAAGCTGGGAGCTTTCTTGGGATTAGTCAGCTAACAAATTTTGTAAAGTTTGAAGGAGCAATATTTGAACTTCTTCAAATGGATGGCTTTGAGAATAAAACATGCTTTCCGCATACAGAAACAACACTTGGTGAATCATTGACAGAGTGCTGTTCATCAAGTGTTACAACTCCAATCCTGACAGGGAAGAAAGGCGGTTTTTCAGGAAATGTAAAATTAAGCATACCTTGGGAAAATGGATCTTTGGACATTCGTAAAGTGGATGCAGATGTTTCTATTGACCCTGtggatttaaaatttcaacCCAGCACAATAAAATGGCTTTTACATTCATGGgaaaaatttaataagttggAGAAGAATGGAAATGATTCTATCCTTAATAAGTCAACAGATACTGTTCACCTTACTTCAGTGTCCAACTGCCATTCATCAAAACCGGTATCTACTGCCTTTCCAGTGAACAAGGTGGTTCCAATTCATGGGGGCTTTTCCACTGATTTATCCTCTTTGACAATGAAAGAATGTGTAGCTGAAGCTGTGCTACCTGGGCCACATCTTATATCTGATTGGGTACCATTATATTCGGATAGAAGTCAAAAAGTTGGTGCTGAAGAACTTGATTTTGGGGCAAG TGTGGATCAGTTCTTTGAGTGTTTTGATGGAATGAGAAGTTCTCAATCGGTGTTAGGAAGCAGCGGGATGTGGAACTGGACACTTTTCAGTGCTATTACTGCTGCATCCAGCCTTGCTTCTGGATCTTTGCATGTTCCGTCTG AACAGCAGCATGTTGAAACCAATCTTAAGGCAACTTTTGCTGGAATATCTGTGTTTTTGTCCTTCCAAGATGAAAACAAGAAATATCCATGTGATAAGGGTGATCAGATTAATGCTGCATCATACATTCCTCATCTAGGTGCGGAATGCCGAGACATACAACTTGGAGTGCAG GTATGTCCTCAAGAAATGAGGTTCGAAGGAACATTGAAGTATCTTGAGATTATTCATTGCTTACACTACAAAGATGGTGATGTGGACTCTGGCTTACAAGGGtttaatgatgataataacagCCAAATGCAAAAGATTCAACGACTTCAAGAAGATGTTCAAGATGCTCTTCCCTCACTTGCCTCGTCGGTTGAATGTTCAGACAAGTTAAATTGTTTAGCAGTTGAAGATTTTCCATTTGGAAATAGAAACAATGTGTTCAAAGTTACAATGCTTAAAACTTCAGGTGTCACTTATTGCCAATTTACTGTGAAATCAAGTTCATTGAATAGCTGTCCAATGGGGCACACATCCTTTTCAGTGAAATTGCCACCATTTGTTTTCTGGGTGGATTTCCCCTTGATAAATATGTTATTAGAACTGTTCAAGGAGATTGGAAAATCTTTTGAAAAGCCTGGTGTATTTCCATCTGAGACCTTCAACGAAAAGCATGGATCATCCCATGGGGATGTTGAAAGAGGCTCTAGTTCTTGCATTGCAGCTTTGTCATCAACAGAAAGTGTACAAGGTAACATATCTCTCCATAGTGCGAGGGTGATCCTATGTTTCCCTCTTGGAAGTGACAAAGATATTAGACGCTTCTCTTCCTGGGATCAATTTGTTGctcttgatttttctttaccaTCAGCTGATAATAGAAAAACATATCAAGACAGTGGTTTAGGTGGAAGGTCACAGAAAAGATATTCTTCCACAACGACATGTTCTATACATTTGAATTTTGCTAATCTTGACATTTTCTTGATCAATCCTGCAAGTAAAAATCATGTTGGAATTTACTCCAGTAACATGCAGAGACAGAAATTTTCGGCTGAGAACATTTTATCTGCGAGCAACAGAACAGATTATCTTTCTGTCATTAGTATGTGTTTGCAGGAGGGTCTTGTGACTGGTCCTTGGATAGCAAAGAGAGCCAAGTTGCTAGCTACTTTTGAGGATTCAAAGAGCGGTAATAATTCTGTGGGAAAAGGTTACGAGTTTGCTTCTGTATCTACCGTGAAAGATATGGAGGATCTAAATTCTCAAACTCGAGAAGAGATTATTTTGAGCTCTGCAATTTTACTGCATGTTCATCTACCGGCTGTTACAGTCAAATTAGGCAGTCCTCAATATCAAGGCTTATGCTGTCTTTTGGATAAGATGGTAAGTGGATTGTCGTGTGTGACACCTGCTGGAGACAATGTTAAGGCAGAATCTACCATGTCACAGACATCTATTCTTGTGGACTGTGATGATGCAGAATTTTTGATTAGCCCGGAGTTAAAGGAGAATATCAAGGTCTCGATACAGAGGGAACTTCCTGGTTCATGGTGTCATCTAAAACTGAAAATTCAGAAGTTTTGCTTGCTGTCTGTCTCAAATATTGGTGGCAATAAGGGTGCCAATTTCTTCTGGTTAGCGCATAATGAAGGCAAATTATGGGGTTCCATCACTGGCGTTCCTGAACAGGAGTTTCTCCTGATTTCATGTAGTAATTCTGCAATGAAACGTGGTGATGGAGGAGGATCAAATGCATTGTCATGTAGGTTGGCTGGTTCTGATATTATATACTTGTGGGAGCCCGAGAGTTTCCATGGTTTTACATCTATAACTGTCAGATGTGGCACACTTGTTGCTGCAGGTGGTCGCTTGGATTGGTTAGATGCAATATTCTCCTTTTTCAGTGTTTCCTCGACTGAAATTGAACAAAATGAGAAGCGTTTGCAAAATGGGGATTTGGATGCACCTTGTGGATCTTCTTTTGTTCTTAATTTAGTGGACATTGGGTTGAGTTATGAACCTTACGTTAAGAATGGAGAGGCTAAGAGTGAAGTGTTTTCAAATGGCAAAGAACAAGTTGGTGAGGAGTATGTTGCATGTCTATTGGCTGCGTCGTCCTTAAATCTCTCAAATTCAGCTGTGGCAGGTTCTATGGAAAATGAATACAAAATTAGGATACAAGATCTTGGACTGCTTCTCTGTATGGTGTCAGAGTGTGATAATTTATGTGGTTCTTACGGTGCAGAACATCTTCACAAGATTGGCTATGTTAAAATTGCTCAGGAGGCACTTGTTGAAGCAATTTTGAGAACCAATTGTAAGAGTGGCCTTCTATGGGAGGTAGAATGTTCTAAATCTCACATTCATGTAGATACTTGTGGAGACACCACTTCTAGTATGATTCGTTTAGCTGCTCAATTGCAACAGCTATTTGCTCCTGATCTTGAGGAATCAGTTGTGCACTTGCAGACTAGATGGAATAAAGTTCAACAGGAACAAGAGAGAAAATGGTTAAATGATGAGATTAGGTTCTCTGATGGTCATTCTGCAACATCAATTTCTGAAAGGTCTTCTTCAAGTGTAGGCATCCAGACTGACCCTGGGTCCGTTGGCTTGATGGATGAGATACGTGAAGATGCATTTCACGTAAGTACGAATGAAATCTACCCTCATGGTTCTTCTGAATTGCAAAGTCATATTTCTCATGATGAAAACTTTCTTGAAGAGTTGGATAACATAAGCTTTGATAGTCTTTCTTCTAATCAGTCATTCAATGGGTTAGTGCCTGTAATAGAAATGGAAAGTAGTCAAACCTCATCTTTTATAGAAGGTAACTTACCAGAGTTTATAGAAGGCTATTGTTTAACTGAGTTACAGCCAATAGAATTATCAATTGGTGGAAAATCATCGCATGAGATTCATAAATGCAGCTCGGGTGATGTTGGTAGTGGAGATCTTGGAGGAGAAATTAATGGATGGTATAGGGATGCCTCTTTCAGAATAGTAGAAGACCATGTTTTGAAGGCAAGTGAGGGGTGTAGTGTGAGCAAATACGAGGAAGACCAGCTCTCTTCTATTGACAATGATAAAGCCAACAATTTGACAAAGGCCATAGGGCGTTTACTTCTTAAAAACATTAATATCAGATGGAGAATGCATGCTGGTTTTGATTGGCACTACTGCAGAAAGAATGGTCGGCAGCCTAAAAATGGTGGTGGAAGGGATACGACTGTATGTCTAGAGCTTTCACTATCTGGAATGGAATTTCAATATGACATGTTTCCAGTTGGTGAAATACATGTTTCTAAGCTTTCTCTTTCAGTTCAAGATTTTTATCTTGATGATAGAAGCAGAGATGCTCCTTGGAAACTG GTGCTAGGATATTATTGTTCAAAGGATCATCCTCGGAAGTCGTCCTCAAAAGCATTCAAGCTCGACTTAGAATCTGTTAGACCTGATCCTTTAACACCTCTTGAAGAGTATCG GTTACGCATTGCATTCCTTCCCATGCGTTTGCATCTTCACCAGCGCCAACTTGATTTCCTCATCAccttttttggggcaaaaagcTCATCAGTTGACCAGTCTCCAGGTCATCATAAAGATTCAGATGGTTCCACATCATTGCCGGTGATGAGTAATACTGTTGCAGGGCACAGTACGAGCGTAGAGGAGGCATTTCTTCCTTACTTTCAGGCAA TTGACATATGGCCTATTCTTATTCGGGTTGATTACAGTCCCTGCCGTGTTGATCTACCAGCACTGGGAGGCGGGAAGTATGTGGAACTTGTTAATCTTGTTCCATGGAAG GGGGTTGAGCTACAACTCAAGCACGTTCATGCTGTTGGTATCTATGGCTGGGGAAGCGTGTGTGAAACAATTGTAGGGGAGTGGTTGGAAGATATATCTCAAAATCAG attcataaaatattacaaGGTCTTCCTGCAGTACGTTCATTGGTTGCTGTTGGTGCTGGTGCTACAAAACTAGTCTCTATGCCTATTGAAAATTACAGGAAGGATAAGAGACTACTTAAGGGAATGCAAAGAG GTGCAACCGCATTCCTTAGAAGTATTTCACTTGAGGCTATTGGGCTTGGAGTACATTTGGCAGCTGGAGCTCACAATATTTTGCTCCAAGCAGAATATCTTTCTACAACCATTTCTCCTTCTATACCATGGCCCATACCGagtaaattgaaaacaaatgtTCGATTTAATCAGCCTAAAGATGCTCAACAAGGAATTGAACAG CCTTGA